Proteins encoded in a region of the Zea mays cultivar B73 chromosome 4, Zm-B73-REFERENCE-NAM-5.0, whole genome shotgun sequence genome:
- the LOC103654216 gene encoding protein trichome birefringence-like 1 — protein sequence MKGAWKQSGVVAVADQLGYLGGAGFVGRARPVTLCLYGLALTFAGFAVFLCFAPSLPVPPASSPGAAWFDGLIASASPYRAQVSGFLSSLFPANSSSTVPPGGGVAARRAGPSGGGFAASGSRGNGSTSSAVRPGEQLGSGGGVPPSRVGNGEPPSGKEAPVPGDATAAVPSGAPPDDHVQGEGGAGAKHSVGSAAAEAKGGSGPGPGRPSGGSAQNGTSAKGRVPILINGSYANANSADAGDGNGMRASARNAAGSTHQLRSGTAALGNTVAVSSLNQTASAVAVAAREGNGTATAGNNQTFLIQAPADNKNHSSVASDGSNSSPTNKQNESPASPQGSTSTVKDQSARGPTPAAIVPVKADANAGRRMKADWTENMAGCDLFYGNWVRDDSYPLYPAGSCPHIDESFNCHLNGRPDKAYERLRWQPSGCRIPRLNPTDMLERLRGKRLVFVGDSLNRNMWESLICILRNSVKDKSKVFEVSGRSQFRAEGSYSFLFQDYNCSVEFFRSPFLVQEWEMPVSNGKGTRETLRLDIIDPSFPRYKNADIVIFNTGHWWTHDKTSLGKDYYQEGNRVYSELDVHDAFRRALNTWAKWVDSNVNPKKTTVFFRGYSASHFSGGQWNSGGSCDRETEPITDDQYLTPYPTKMSILEEVLRGMKTPVVYLNITRMTDYRKEAHPSVYRKQKLTEEERKSPELYQDCSHWCLPGVPDSWNELLYAQILLTQQHGMQQ from the exons ATGAAGGGCGCGTGGAAGCAGAGCGGCGTGGTGGCCGTGGCCGATCAACTTGGCTACCTCGGCGGAGCAGGGTTCGTCGGGCGCGCGCGGCCCGTCACCCTCTGTCTCTACGGCCTCGCGCTCACCTTCGCCGGGTTCGCGGTGTTCCTCTGCTTCGCGCCCTCCCTCCCCGTGCCGCCAGCCTCGTCTCCGGGCGCGGCGTGGTTCGACGGCCTGATCGCCTCCGCGTCGCCGTACCGCGCGCAGGTCTCGGGCTTCCTCTCGTCCCTGTTCCCGGCCAACTCGTCCTCCACGGTGCCTCCTGGTGGTGGCGTCGCGGCCAGGCGTGCCGGGCCGAGCGGCGGCGGGTTCGCGGCGAGCGGTTCCCGAGGCAATGGCTCCACCTCCAGCGCGGTTCGGCCTGGCGAGCAGTTGGGAAGCGGAGGTGGAGTTCCGCCCAGCAGAGTGGGCAACGGCGAACCTCCCAGCGGCAAGGAAGCGCCAGTTCCTGGGGATGCTACTGCGGCGGTGCCTAGCGGCGCGCCGCCCGATGATCATGTGCAAGGCGAAGGCGGTGCCGGTGCCAAGCATTCCGTGGGGAGTGCCGCTGCCGAGGCGAAGGGTGGGTCTGGACCTGGTCCTGGACGCCCGAGCGGTGGTTCAGCCCAGAATGGCACATCGGCTAAAGGAAGAGTGCCTATTCTGATCAACGGCTCTTACGCGAACGCGAATTCCGCGGATGCCGGAGATGGCAACGGAATGAGAGCGAGTGCAAGGAATGCTGCCGGCTCCACGCACCAATTGAGAAGCGGAACTGCAGCTTTAGGCAATACCGTTGCTGTTTCATCCCTTAATCAGACTGCGAGTGCAGTTGCAGTAGCGGCCAGGGAAGGAAATGGAACTGCAACTGCAGGCAATAACCAGACCTTCCTGATTCAGGCTCCTGCGGATAACAAGAACCACAGTTCAGTTGCTTCAGATGGAAGCAATAGCAGTCCAACCAATAAGCAGAATGAATCGCCTGCTAGTCCTCAGGGGAGCACTAGCACGGTGAAAGATCAATCTGCACGAGGGCCCACCCCAGCAGCCATTGTGCCGGTGAAAGCAGATGCTAATGCCGGTCGGCGCATGAAGGCTGATTGGACTGAGAACATGGCCGGCTGCGACTTGTTCTACGGGAATTGGGTTCGAGATGACTCGTACCCTCTGTATCCTGCGGGATCATGCCCTCACATCGACGAGTCCTTCAACTGCCACCTCAACGGCCGGCCTGACAAAGCTTACGAGAGGCTCCGGTGGCAACCCAGCGGATGCAGAATCCCGAG GTTGAACCCAACTGACATGTTGGAGAGGCTGAGGGGGAAGAGGCTGGTGTTTGTCGGTGATTCGCTCAACAGGAACATGTGGGAATCCCTGATTTGTATATTGAGGAATTCTGTTAAAGACAAGAGTAAGGTTTTTGAGGTATCCGGTAGGAGCCAATTCAGGGCTGAGGGCTCCTACTCTTTCTTGTTCCAG GACTACAACTGCAGTGTGGAGTTCTTCCGCTCCCCTTTCCTTGTTCAGGAATGGGAGATGCCAGTCAGCAATGGGAAGGGTACACGGGAAACTCTCAGGCTTGACATTATCGATCCCTCGTTTCCGAGGTACAAGAATGCAGATATCGTTATCTTCAATACTGGCCACTGGTGGACGCATGACAAAACTTCTCTAGG GAAAGATTACTACCAGGAGGGCAACCGCGTATACAGTGAGCTGGATGTTCATGACGCCTTTCGGAGAGCTCTCAACACCTGGGCTAAGTGGGTTGATTCCAATGTGAACCCCAAGAAAACCACTGTGTTTTTCAGAGGCTACTCTGCATCCCATTTCAG TGGGGGTCAATGGAATTCGGGCGGCAGTTGTGACAGGGAAACAGAGCCAATAACGGATGACCAGTACCTCACGCCATACCCAACAAAGATGAGCATTTTGGAGGAGGTGCTCCGGGGGATGAAAACTCCCGTTGTGTACCTGAACATAACAAGGATGACTGACTACAGGAAGGAGGCCCACCCTTCAGTCTACCGCAAGCAGAAGTTGACCGAAGAGGAGAGGAAATCGCCTGAGCTATACCAGGACTGCAGCCACTGGTGCCTTCCTGGAGTACCGGACTCCTGGAACGAACTTCTCTACGCACAGATTTTGCTGACACAGCAGCATGGGATGCAACAATAA
- the LOC100277530 gene encoding uncharacterized protein LOC100277530, which yields MRIRRRPPGQPLAYLLPSDPSAAPQSPPRASSIDRQERPPPPPGGKQGEGELHLHPATNDSPAPADLEDGRSRSSALRRPALLPQLQEQDDAVEQRSRCGGLGAQQRQRQGPSDGRSSLDNGRDCHVPEPVTIQAGERRLSNGVGAAAVATTTTATAGAKATRQQQEAKQDTGGGARRAARGPAGALMEGSRCSRKNGRGWRCSQPTLVGYALCQYHLGKGRMRSGSAATGGRGPGQLGRTEHAKKTSAAAPKADVPLPLPPPSVQRC from the exons ATGAGGATCAGGAGGCGGCCTCCGGGCCAGCCTCTCGCCTACCTGCTGCCCTCAGATCCATCCGCCGCGCCGCAGTCGCCGCCGCGTGCGTCGTCGATAGATCGTCAGGAGCgtcctcctccgcccccgggggGCAAGCAAGGGGAGGGGGAGTTGCACTTGCACCCGGCAACAAATGATTCCCCCGCACCCGCGGATCTCGAGGACGGCCGCAGCCGCTCCTCCGCGCTCCGGCGCCCAGCATTGCTGCCGCAG TTGCAGGAGCAGGACGACGCGGTGGAGCAGCGCAGCCGCTGCGGCGGCCTAGGTGCGCAACAACGGCAACGACAGGGGCCTTCAGATGGCCGCAGCAG CCTAGACAATGGTCGCGACTGCCACGTGCCGGAGCCGGTGACGATCCAGGCCGGAGAGCGTCGTCTCAGCAACGGCGTCGGCGCAGCAGCGGTGGCGACAACGACGACAGCAACAGCGGGCGCGAAGGCGACGAGGCAGCAGCAAGAGGCAAAGCAGGATACCGGCGGCGGCGCGAGGAGGGCCGCGCGGGGCCCTGCAGGCGCGCTGATGGAGGGGTCGCGGTGCAGCCGGAAGAACGGGCGCGGGTGGCGGTGCAGCCAGCCGACGCTGGTGGGCTACGCTCTCTGCCAGTACCACCTCGGCAAGGGCcgtatgcggagcgggagcgccgCGACCGGCGGGCGCGGCCCAGGCCAGCTCGGACGCACCGAGCACGCGAAGAAAACCTCCGCCGCTGCGCCCAAGGCGGacgtgccgctgccgctgccgccgccgagCGTGCAGCGCTGCTAG